In one window of Carcharodon carcharias isolate sCarCar2 chromosome 14, sCarCar2.pri, whole genome shotgun sequence DNA:
- the LOC121287603 gene encoding serine-rich adhesin for platelets-like: MHISEYGIPNCSSATYISIIIFVATTETSTASTQSSTATPASSSTPASTTTLGATTAGSSTPASTSISASPLTTISATSETSTAIAQTTTAAVSSASTPKSTSPTAQTTASSSTPASTAESTTIATTKATSAETTTASVQSTTAASSTASTLTSTSTPELTTTSSSTPASTAESTTIATTQATSETLTANTSTATPDSSSTTASTTLSGATTAGSSTPALTSISTSPLTTTSAPSETSTASAQTTTAAVSSASTPTSTSPTAQTTASSSTPASTAESTTIATTQATATSAETTTASVQSTTAASSTASTLTSTSAAESTSTSISTPASTAESTTIATTQGMTTNADYHNTCLCCNLIP, translated from the exons ATGCACATTTCTGAATATGGTATTCCAAATTGCTCATCTGCTACATATATATCAATCATTATTTTCGTTGCAACAACAGAAACCTCGACGGCAAGTACACAGAGCAGCACTGCAACACCAGCCTCTTCATCAACTCCTGCATCAACAACtacattaggagcaacaactgcAGGGAGCTCTACTCCAGCATCGACCAGCATCTCAGCATCACCACTCACTACCATAAGTG CAACATCAGAAACTTCGACTGCAATTGCACAGACCACCACTGCAGCAGTGAGCTCTGCATCAACTCCAAAGTCAACAAGTCCCACAGCACAAACAACGGCAAGCAGCTCCACTCCAGCATCAACAGCTGAATCAACGACCATCGCAACAACAAAAGCAACAAGTG CAGAAACCACAACTGCAAGTGTGCAGAGCACCACTGCCGCATCTAGCACTGCATCAACTCTCACGTCAACAAGTACACCAGAATTAACAACTACAAGCAGCTCCACTCCAGCATCGACGGCCGAATCAACAACAATCGCAACAACACAAGCAACAAGTG AAACCCTGACTGCAAATACCAGCACTGCAACACCAGACTCTTCATCAACTACTGCATCAACAACTCTAtcaggagcaacaaccgcaggaAGCTCTACTCCTGCATTGACCAGCATctcaacatcaccactcactaccACAAGTG CACCATCAGAAACTTCGACTGCAAGTGCACAGACCACCACTGCAGCAGTGAGTTCTGCATCAACTCCAACATCAACAAGTCCAACAGCACAAACAACGGCAAGCAGCTCCACTCCAGCATCGACAGCTGAATCAACGACAATCGCAACAACACAAGCTACTGCAACAAGTG CAGAAACCACAACTGCAAGTGTGCAGAGCACCACTGCCGCATCGAGCACTGCATCAACTCTCACGTCAACAAGTGCAGCAGAATCAACATCTACAAGCATCTCCACTCCAGCATCGACGGCTGAATCAACAACAATCGCAACAACACAAGGCATGACAACAAATGCTGATTATCATAATACATGTTTATGTTGCAACCTGATACCTTGA
- the LOC121287453 gene encoding A-agglutinin anchorage subunit-like gives MPFFTSTAPSETSTASAQTTTAAVSSASTLTSPTAQTTASSSTPASTAESTTITTTQATATSAETTTASVQSTTAASSTASTLTSTSAAESTTTSISTPASTAESTTIATTQGMTTNADYHNTCLCCNLIP, from the exons ATGCCATTCTTCACTTCCACAGCACCATCAGAAACTTCGACTGCAAGTGCACAGACCACCACTGCAGCAGTGAGTTCTGCATCAACATTAACAAGTCCAACAGCACAAACAACGGCGAGCAGCTCCACTCCAGCATCGACAGCTGAATCAACGACAATCACAACAACACAAGCTACTGCAACAAGTG CAGAAACCACAACTGCAAGTGTGCAGAGCACCACTGCCGCATCGAGCACTGCATCAACTCTCACGTCAACAAGTGCAGCAGAATCAACAACTACAAGCATCTCCACTCCAGCATCGACGGCTGAATCAACAACAATCGCAACAACACAAGGCATGACAACAAATGCTGATTATCATAATACATGTTTATGTTGCAACCTGATACCTTGA